A single region of the Lycium barbarum isolate Lr01 chromosome 2, ASM1917538v2, whole genome shotgun sequence genome encodes:
- the LOC132629279 gene encoding MDIS1-interacting receptor like kinase 2-like, with translation MMMVPRIFSFLQFSTLLYLFIVTSASTEEATALLNWKATLLNQNHSLLDSWTLSTDACRNWYGVKCLNGRVNMLNITNASVIGTLYDFPFSSIPFLEFVDLSMNQLSGTIPPEIGKLTNLVYLDLSNQLSDSIPITLGDLTELKILYLFSNQLSGLIPSELGNLKNLTKLKLDKNQLNGSIPITLGDLTELKILYLYSNQLSGPIPSELGSLKNLSDLELSHNHLTGSIPITLCDLTELKILYLYSNQLSGPISSEIGNLKNLTDLDLSENKLSDSIPITLGDLTELKILYLFSNQLSGLIPSELGSLKNLSDLELSYNQLSGSIPITLGDLTELKILYLYSNQLSGPIPSEIGNLKNLTDLDLSENQLSDSIPITLGDLTELKILYLFSNQLSGLIPSELGNLKNLTKLKLDKNQLNGSIPITLGDLTELKILYLYSNQLSSPIPSELGSLKNLTELDLSDNQLTGSIPITLGDLSELKILYLHHNQLSSPIPSELGSLKNLSDLELSHNQLTGSIPITLGDLSELKILQLFSNQLSGLIPRELGNLKNLTMLELFENQLSGHLPDQLCQSGKLENFTVASNKLTGPIPSSLRKCSSFKRVHFNNNSFTGNLSEVLGIYPELQFIDLSDNYFDGELGNNWGKCKNLTNLRVARNNISGSIPPKIGNVKGLLGVDLSSNHLIGQIPKEIGDLTSLVKFFVQNNNISGNIPGELGSLTKLESLDLSGNRLNGSIPIFLGDYVHLIFLNLSNNKFGERIPIEIGRMTQLNALDLSHNHLVGEIPPYLANLKSLVSLNLSHNGLSGHIPEELESLTGLLDAVLSYNELEGPIPNNKAFINASLEGNKGLCGNVTGLQPCEWPSSVVKKQTVAKRRKLILITVLPVMGALVLLCAFIGVLFMCDKRRKVIDVERRDDGCISISMLDGKALYRDILNATQDFDATFCIGQGGYGSVYKVNLPPLGNIAVKRLHSSFENKHPKSFMNEVRALIGIKHRNIVNLYGYCSNAQNSLLVYEYVERGSLSSILSNEVESKKLDWLKRVNIIKGVAYALSYLHQDCSPSIVHRDISSSNVLLDSEYEARVSDFGIAKLLKPDSSNCTTLAGTYDYVAPELAYTMSVTQMCDVYSFGVLVLEIIKGKHLGEYITVLANSSTRDHVKLSDLLDERLPYPEDRVKEVLFFIIKLASSCLLETPKLRPTMHFISNRLSSMNPRPPTHVRRAI, from the exons ATGATGATGGTTCCcagaatattttctttccttcagTTTTCCACTCTCTTATATCTCTTCATAGTTACTTCTGCTTCCACTGAGGAAGCCACTGCTCTACTCAATTGGAAAGCAACTCTCCTAAACCAGAATCATTCCTTATTGGATTCTTGGACATTAAGTACTGATGCATGCAGGAATTGGTATGGAGTTAAATGCTTAAATGGTAGGGTAAACATGTTGAATATTACAAATGCTAGTGTCATTGGCACACTCTATGATTTTCCATTTTCATCAATCCCTTTTCTTGAATTCGTTGATCTTAGCATGAACCAACTCTCTGGTACCATCCCACCAGAAATTGGAAAGCTCACTAATCTTGTCTATCTTGACTTGTCG AATCAGCTTAGTGATTCAATTCCAATTACTCTAGGTGACTTAACTGAGCTCAAAATTCTGTACCTTTTCTCTAACCAACTTTCTGGTCTCATTCCTAGTGAGTTGGGGAATTTGAAAAACCTCACCAAACTGAAATTAGACAAAAATCAACTTAATGGTTCAATTCCAATTACTCTAGGTGACTTAACTGAGCTCAAAATTCTGTACCTTTATTCTAACCAACTTTCTGGTCCCATTCCTAGTGAATTGGGGAGTTTGAAAAACCTCAGTGATTTGGAATTATCCCATAATCATCTTACTGGTTCAATTCCAATTACTCTATGTGACTTAACTGAGCTCAAAATTCTGTACCTTTATTCTAACCAACTTTCTGGCCCCATTTCTAGTGAGATTGGGAATTTGAAAAACCTCACGGATCTGGATTTATCAGAGAATAAGCTTAGTGATTCAATTCCAATTACTCTAGGTGACTTAACTGAGCTCAAAATTCTGTACCTTTTCTCTAACCAACTTTCTGGTCTCATTCCTAGTGAATTGGGGAGTTTGAAAAACCTCAGTGATTTGGAATTATCCTATAATCAACTTagtggttcaattccaattaCTCTAGGTGACTTAACTGAGCTCAAAATTCTGTACCTTTATTCTAACCAACTTTCTGGCCCCATTCCTAGTGAGATTGGGAATTTGAAAAACCTCACGGATCTGGATTTATCAGAGAATCAGCTTAGTGATTCAATTCCAATCACTCTAGGTGACTTAACTGAGCTCAAAATTTTGTACCTTTTCTCTAACCAACTTTCTGGTCTCATTCCTAGTGAGTTGGGGAATTTGAAAAACCTCACCAAACTGAAATTAGACAAAAATCAACTTAATGGTTCAATTCCAATTACTCTAGGTGACTTAACTGAGCTCAAAATTCTGTACCTTTATTCTAACCAACTTTCTAGTCCCATTCCTAGTGAATTGGGGAGTTTGAAAAACCTCACTGAGTTGGATTTATCAGATAATCAACTTACTGGTTCAATTCCAATTACTCTAGGTGACTTAAGTGAGCTCAAAATATTGTACCTTCATCATAACCAACTTTCTAGTCCCATTCCTAGTGAATTGGGGAGTTTGAAAAACCTCAGTGATTTGGAATTATCCCATAATCAACTTACTGGTTCAATTCCAATTACTCTAGGTGACTTAAGTGAGCTcaaaattctgcaacttttctcTAACCAACTTTCTGGTCTCATTCCTAGAGAGTTGGGTAATTTGAAAAACCTCACCATGTTGGAgttatttgaaaatcaactttCAGGTCATTTGCCAGACCAGCTTTGCCAAAGTGGGAAACTTGAGAACTTCACGGTCGCTAGCAATAAGCTAACAGGTCCAATACCAAGTAGCTTGAGGAAGTGCTCTAGTTTCAAAAGGGTTCACTTTAATAACAACAGTTTCACTGGGAATTTATCTGAAGTTCTTGGCATCTATCCAGAGCTTCAGTTCATTGATTTGAGTGACAATTATTTTGATGGTGAACTCGGCAACAATTGGGGGAAATGCAAGAATTTGACTAATCTGCGGGTAGCCAGAAATAACATTAGTGGTAGCATACCACCAAAGATTGGAAATGTCAAAGGGCTTCTTGGAGTTGATCTTTCATCGAATCATTTGATTGGGCAGATTCCTAAGGAAATTGGAGATTTAACCTCTCTGGTTAAATTTTTTGTGCAAAACAACAACATTTCTGGCAATATACCCGGGGAACTTGGGTCACTGACAAAATTAGAGTCCCTTGATCTATCAGGTAATAGATTGAATGGGTCGATCCCAATTTTTTTAGGAGATTATGTGCACTTGATTTTTTTGAACCTGAGCAACAACAAATTTGGAGAGAGAATTCCAATAGAGATAGGGAGGATGACTCAGCTTAATGCACTTGATTTGAGCCATAATCATCTTGTTGGAGAAATACCCCCTTATCTAGCCAATTTGAAGAGCTTGGTAAGCTTAAATCTTTCCCACAATGGCCTCTCTGGCCATATTCCTGAAGAACTTGAAAGTTTGACTGGTTTGCTAGATGCCGTGTTGTCATACAATGAGTTGGAAGGTCCAATCCCTAATAATAAAGCTTTTATCAATGCCTCCTTGGAGGGCAATAAAGGTCTTTGCGGCAATGTAACAGGACTCCAGCCTTGCGAATGGCCATCTTCTGTGGTGAAGAAGCAGACAGTGGCGAAGAGACGTAAACTCATCCTCATCACCGTACTTCCTGTTATGGGAGCACTAGTACTACTCTGTGCTTTCATTGGTGTTCTTTTTATGTGTgataaaagaaggaaagttatAGACGTTGAAAGACGTGATGATGGTTGTATTTCGATATCCATGTTAGATGGAAAGGCATTGTACAGAGATATCTTAAACGCCACACAGGATTTTGATGCTACATTTTGCATCGGGCAAGGAGGGTATGGTAGCGTTTACAAGGTAAACCTTCCACCATTAGGGAATATAGCTGTGAAGAGACTTCATTCTTCATTTGAGAATAAACATCCCAAAAGCTTTATGAATGAAGTAAGGGCATTGATTGGGATTAAGCACCGGAACATCGTGAACCTCTACGGCTATTGTTCGAATGCACAAAACTCGTTGTTGGTTTACGAGTATGTGGAGAGGGGGAGTTTGTCTAGTATTTTGAGCAATGAAGTTGAGTCCAAGAAATTGGATTGGCTTAAAAGGGTGAATATCATCAAAGGTGTTGCTTATGCTTTATCTTACTTGCACCAGGATTGTTCACCATCGATTGTTCATCGAGACATATCAAGCAGTAACGTTTTGCTTGATTCTGAGTATGAAGCTCGTGTTTCAGATTTTGGCATAGCTAAGCTTCTCAAGCCAGACTCATCCAATTGCACTACACTTGCAGGCACGTATGACTATGTTGCACCTG AGCTTGCATATACAATGAGTGTTACACAAATGTGTGATGTCTATAGCTTTGGAGTATTAGTATTGGAGATAATCAAAGGAAAACATCTTGGGGAATACATTACTGTGCTAGCAAATTCATCGACTAGAGATCATGTGAAGCTTAGCGATTTGCTAGACGAACGCCTTCCGTATCCTGAAGATAGAGTAAAAGAGGTTTTGTTTTTTATCATCAAGCTAGCAAGTTCTTGTTTGCTTGAAACTCCAAAATTAAGGCCAACAATGCACTTCATCTCTAATAGGTTATCATCAATGAATCCACGTCCACCTACTCATGTAAGGCGAGCTATATAA